A genomic stretch from Acetobacter ascendens includes:
- a CDS encoding alginate export family protein: protein MRCFQNWKSGSLVLSVALTGTAWADEQTQPKAQKPVPPAAATPLAPVVPVPVLAIPDKKAMLKGSLYHPDWQVFNAGNNAASGFGVVNGYGQARWTEDWSDLARTPSNIRKNDWFNRLKYVRLNDSGSIWMSFSGEERLRYIFENQPMQGQAGKTDASRVLLRNQYGADLHLGEHVRAYAEFLYGVAGGSNTYGYQTGTQRESLDLQQGLLEVKGRLLGAQMGVIGGRQVFLDAPVSMQSPRDLTNVQQTWDGFRGYAVWNQFRLDLFDFMQTNKLPQKVFADGTNYNARLYGAYSSTALPSFKFMGQKSQMFADLFFLGYLYGGAAASIPTATTGGTQKGSTRRDNVGMRLWGNVGPFSTSLTGIFQGGEFRPAKTTQSTRSVRAYAVNGSITYTRSDWAGKPGFGVQGDLFSGGSDRSQGGAVGTFATPFVPLPYYNDLSLSLTSQNLIGVGPIANFTMLPTLHLKLHVPVFWRASTQDAIYGGNGKIYSWRNNLHGGFTGVMPYTQLSWNFAPHWAWTHDIEGILLSRGMRDVGAKEGTLYMQTLDADFSHLRQFRVIL, encoded by the coding sequence ATGCGCTGCTTTCAAAACTGGAAATCAGGCAGCCTTGTTCTGAGCGTCGCCCTCACTGGCACAGCGTGGGCAGATGAGCAGACGCAGCCCAAAGCGCAAAAGCCCGTGCCGCCAGCAGCAGCCACTCCGCTGGCCCCCGTGGTGCCGGTGCCTGTTCTGGCCATCCCGGATAAAAAGGCGATGCTCAAAGGCTCTCTCTACCATCCGGACTGGCAGGTTTTTAATGCCGGGAACAATGCAGCCTCCGGCTTTGGCGTGGTGAATGGTTATGGCCAGGCCCGATGGACTGAAGACTGGAGTGATCTGGCCCGCACACCGTCCAACATTCGGAAAAATGACTGGTTTAACCGCCTGAAATATGTGCGGCTGAATGACAGCGGCAGCATCTGGATGAGCTTTAGCGGCGAGGAACGCCTGCGCTATATTTTTGAAAACCAGCCCATGCAGGGGCAGGCTGGCAAAACCGATGCCAGCCGTGTCCTGTTGCGCAACCAGTATGGAGCGGACCTGCATCTGGGTGAACATGTGCGCGCCTATGCGGAATTTCTGTATGGCGTAGCAGGCGGGTCCAATACTTACGGCTACCAGACCGGCACCCAGCGTGAAAGTCTGGACCTCCAGCAAGGGCTTCTGGAAGTCAAAGGGCGACTGCTCGGCGCACAGATGGGTGTGATTGGTGGCCGACAGGTCTTTCTGGATGCGCCGGTTTCCATGCAATCCCCGCGCGATCTGACCAACGTGCAGCAAACATGGGACGGCTTCCGTGGCTATGCTGTCTGGAACCAGTTCAGGCTTGACCTGTTCGACTTCATGCAGACCAACAAGCTGCCGCAAAAGGTTTTTGCAGACGGCACCAATTACAATGCCCGCCTGTATGGGGCGTACAGCTCCACGGCTCTGCCCTCCTTCAAATTCATGGGGCAGAAAAGCCAGATGTTCGCGGATCTGTTTTTCCTCGGCTATCTGTATGGCGGGGCAGCAGCCTCCATCCCCACAGCAACGACTGGCGGCACCCAGAAAGGTTCCACCCGGCGGGACAATGTGGGCATGCGGCTTTGGGGCAATGTCGGGCCTTTCAGCACCAGTCTGACCGGTATTTTTCAGGGCGGTGAATTCCGCCCGGCCAAAACTACCCAGAGCACCCGCTCTGTGCGCGCTTATGCCGTGAATGGCAGCATCACGTACACACGCTCGGACTGGGCCGGCAAGCCGGGCTTTGGTGTGCAGGGGGATCTGTTCTCCGGCGGGTCTGACCGCAGTCAGGGGGGTGCCGTCGGCACGTTTGCCACGCCGTTTGTGCCGCTGCCCTATTACAATGACCTCTCGCTCTCTCTGACCTCACAAAACCTGATTGGTGTTGGCCCCATCGCCAACTTTACCATGCTCCCTACCCTGCATCTCAAGCTGCATGTGCCCGTCTTCTGGCGTGCCAGCACGCAGGACGCCATTTATGGCGGGAACGGCAAAATCTATAGCTGGCGCAATAATCTGCATGGCGGCTTTACGGGTGTGATGCCCTACACCCAGCTGTCCTGGAATTTTGCACCGCACTGGGCGTGGACGCACGATATTGAAGGCATCCTGCTCTCCCGCGGGATGCGGGATGTCGGGGCCAAAGAGGGCACGCTTTACATGCAGACGCTCGACGCGGATTTCTCACACTTGAGGCAATTTCGGGTCATTTTGTAG
- a CDS encoding IS1380 family transposase, protein MQTECSAGAYEFPASCGRRVVARFDGGRMSSDGGVILVKQVDDSLGFSRRFAACFRDERHPAFVEYRVEDLVRQRIMGLALGYEDLNDHDALRHDPVMGLVSGRLSGSRANCVALAGKSTLNRLERSGQQADRYCRIIADHEALATLFVTLFMDQHERAPARIVLDVDATDDRIHGHQEGRAFHGYYGHNCYLPLYVFCGDHLLSATLRTADRDPRKEALADIRRIVEQIRSRWPRVRILVRGDSGFARDSLMTWCEDNHVDFLFGLAGNTRLYDRIASLSAEVRDEAATTGRAARGFASFDWITKDSWTRRRRVVAKAEWRHGNRYHRFIVTTLPQGMSDPRHLYKQIYCARGDMENRIKECQMDLFSDRTSSHTIRANQLRLWFSAAAYVLLTALQRLALGQTSLETATCGTIRARLLKIATRVTLSVRRIVLSMPDMFPCQHEFALAHARLRRLRQAI, encoded by the coding sequence ATGCAGACAGAGTGTAGCGCAGGCGCGTATGAATTTCCAGCCTCCTGTGGACGGCGTGTTGTAGCCCGTTTTGACGGGGGTCGCATGAGTTCGGATGGCGGTGTCATCCTGGTAAAGCAGGTCGATGATAGTCTGGGGTTCAGTCGCCGTTTTGCTGCATGTTTTCGCGATGAGCGGCATCCTGCCTTTGTGGAATACCGGGTTGAAGACCTTGTCCGTCAGCGGATCATGGGCCTGGCACTGGGCTATGAAGACCTTAATGACCATGACGCTTTACGTCATGATCCTGTCATGGGTCTGGTATCGGGACGTCTGTCAGGAAGCCGGGCCAACTGTGTGGCACTGGCAGGAAAATCCACGCTGAACCGGCTAGAGCGCAGTGGGCAGCAGGCAGATCGTTACTGCCGCATCATTGCTGATCATGAGGCCCTGGCTACCCTGTTCGTGACGCTTTTCATGGACCAGCATGAGCGCGCACCCGCCCGGATCGTTCTGGATGTGGATGCCACCGATGACCGTATCCATGGCCATCAGGAAGGCCGCGCCTTTCATGGATATTACGGCCATAACTGCTATCTTCCCCTGTATGTCTTCTGCGGGGACCATCTCCTCAGCGCTACCCTGCGCACGGCAGACAGGGACCCGAGGAAGGAAGCACTGGCAGACATCCGCCGGATCGTGGAGCAGATCAGGAGCCGCTGGCCCCGGGTGCGTATCCTGGTGCGTGGGGACAGCGGTTTCGCCCGGGACAGTCTGATGACATGGTGCGAAGACAACCACGTTGACTTCCTGTTCGGGCTTGCAGGCAACACCCGCCTGTATGACCGGATTGCCTCTTTGTCCGCTGAGGTTCGTGACGAAGCCGCCACGACAGGCAGAGCTGCGCGCGGTTTCGCCTCCTTTGACTGGATCACAAAGGACAGCTGGACGCGCCGCAGGCGGGTCGTGGCCAAGGCCGAATGGCGCCACGGCAACCGCTATCATCGCTTTATTGTCACCACGCTACCGCAGGGAATGTCCGACCCCCGCCATCTCTACAAACAGATTTACTGCGCACGCGGGGATATGGAAAACCGCATCAAGGAATGCCAGATGGATCTGTTCTCAGACAGGACCTCGTCCCACACCATCCGGGCCAACCAGCTCCGGCTGTGGTTCTCGGCCGCAGCCTATGTCCTGCTGACCGCTCTGCAAAGACTGGCCCTTGGCCAGACCAGCCTGGAGACGGCGACCTGTGGCACCATACGCGCACGACTGCTCAAAATCGCGACACGTGTAACGCTCAGCGTCCGTCGGATTGTCCTGTCCATGCCGGACATGTTCCCCTGTCAGCATGAATTCGCCCTCGCTCATGCACGATTGCGAAGGCTCCGGCAGGCCATCTGA
- the nirB gene encoding nitrite reductase large subunit NirB, whose product MTTKDNIIIVGNGMVGHYCAEQLVMHGLHETHQIHVFGEEQHHAYDRVHLTDYMTGQDALALRLHQEDFHTAHGITLHLNSRITDIDRAAKTVTTENGSLTYTTLILATGSTPFVPPVPGNTGTAGLVYRTLEDLDLIRAAAEGAQHGTVIGGGLLGLEAANALKVLGLDVSVIQLGTHLMSAQLDEEGGRALKKRIEALGIDVRVLHQTQEIVPGTTHRHKLIFADGSALETDMVVFSAGIKPQDLLGRACGLEIGPRGGIVVDNQCRTSDPDIFAVGECALWEGQIFGLVAPGYTMARTVAALLAGDAEAAFTGADMSTKLKLQGVDVGSIGDAHGREPGCTSYRFIGEADGSYRRLVLSADGSRVTGAVLVGDNSYYDTIFQYVQNEIAPPADPAVLILPRGEGAELLGADALPDTATICSCHNVTKGAISTAIEQGCTDLATLKKDTKASTGCGGCSALLKSVFETELTARGITVDHSLCEHFSYTRQELYSLVRVHNIRSFEDLMAQYGNGGLGCDICKPAVGSILASAWNKPITDPLYIPLQDTNDTFMGNMQKNGTYSVVPRIAGGEITPDKLIVLGQVAKKYNLYTKITGGQRVDLFGAQLHQLPDIWRELLDAGFETGHAYGKSTRTVKSCVGSTWCRYGVQDSVGKALDLENRYKGLRSPHKLKFAVSGCTRECAEAQSKDVGVIATENGWNLYVCGNGGMRPRHAELFATDLDAETLVKYIDRFLMFYIRTADKLQRTSVWRENLEGGLEYLQDVIIHDSLGICDELEQQMQLVVDTYQCEWKNALTDEEKLKRFRTFVNDARPDPNIRTVPERDQVKPADNQPELPISAGPADWTDLCAQSDLVPRSGVVALYNTTQIALFYLPDTQGEDRVFAVDNHDPFSHANVLGRGLMGDIHGQPVVASPLYKQHFNLEDGTCLEDASKSIHAWDARLHKGRVEIRARKVTAPAEAAMA is encoded by the coding sequence ATGACCACCAAAGACAACATCATTATTGTCGGCAACGGCATGGTTGGCCATTACTGTGCGGAACAGCTCGTCATGCACGGCCTGCACGAAACCCACCAGATTCACGTCTTTGGTGAAGAGCAGCACCACGCTTATGACCGTGTGCATCTGACCGATTACATGACCGGGCAGGATGCGCTGGCCCTGCGGCTGCATCAGGAAGATTTCCATACCGCACACGGCATTACGCTGCACCTGAACAGCCGTATTACTGATATTGACCGTGCGGCAAAAACCGTCACGACAGAAAACGGGAGCCTGACTTACACCACACTCATTCTCGCAACTGGCTCCACGCCGTTTGTGCCACCTGTTCCGGGCAACACCGGCACCGCCGGGCTGGTCTATCGCACACTGGAAGATCTGGACCTGATCCGCGCTGCTGCCGAAGGGGCACAGCATGGCACAGTAATTGGCGGCGGCCTGCTAGGGCTGGAAGCGGCCAACGCGCTCAAGGTGCTGGGGCTGGATGTGAGTGTGATCCAGCTTGGCACGCATCTGATGTCCGCGCAGCTGGATGAAGAGGGCGGACGCGCCCTGAAAAAGCGGATTGAGGCGCTCGGTATTGATGTCCGCGTCCTGCACCAGACACAGGAAATCGTGCCCGGCACCACGCACCGCCATAAGCTGATTTTTGCTGATGGGTCCGCCTTAGAAACCGACATGGTTGTCTTTTCCGCAGGGATCAAACCGCAAGATCTTCTGGGTCGCGCCTGTGGGCTGGAAATCGGCCCGCGTGGCGGCATTGTAGTGGATAACCAGTGTCGCACGTCCGACCCGGATATTTTTGCCGTTGGCGAATGCGCCTTGTGGGAAGGCCAGATTTTCGGCCTTGTCGCCCCCGGTTATACCATGGCCCGTACCGTGGCCGCGCTGCTGGCCGGGGATGCAGAAGCCGCCTTTACCGGCGCGGACATGTCCACAAAACTGAAGCTGCAAGGCGTGGATGTCGGCTCGATTGGCGACGCCCACGGGCGGGAACCGGGCTGCACCAGCTATCGCTTTATTGGTGAGGCAGACGGCTCCTACCGTCGCCTTGTGCTTTCAGCGGATGGTAGCCGCGTGACCGGCGCTGTGCTGGTCGGCGATAATTCCTACTACGACACCATTTTTCAGTATGTGCAGAACGAGATTGCACCCCCGGCTGACCCGGCAGTGCTAATCCTGCCACGTGGGGAAGGTGCGGAACTGCTTGGCGCAGACGCCCTGCCGGATACCGCGACCATCTGCTCCTGCCATAACGTAACCAAAGGGGCGATCAGCACCGCAATTGAGCAGGGCTGCACGGACCTCGCCACCCTCAAGAAAGATACAAAAGCCAGCACCGGCTGCGGCGGATGTTCCGCGCTGTTGAAAAGCGTTTTTGAAACAGAACTCACGGCACGCGGCATTACGGTTGACCATAGTCTGTGCGAACATTTCTCCTACACCCGGCAGGAACTCTATTCCCTCGTCCGCGTGCATAATATCCGCAGTTTTGAAGACCTGATGGCCCAGTACGGCAATGGCGGTCTGGGCTGCGATATCTGTAAACCGGCAGTCGGCTCCATTCTGGCCTCTGCCTGGAACAAGCCCATTACGGACCCGCTCTATATCCCGCTGCAGGATACGAACGATACGTTCATGGGCAACATGCAGAAGAACGGTACCTATTCCGTTGTCCCGCGCATTGCCGGGGGTGAAATTACGCCAGACAAGCTGATTGTTCTGGGGCAGGTTGCCAAAAAATATAACCTCTACACCAAGATTACCGGCGGCCAGCGCGTAGACCTGTTTGGCGCACAGCTGCACCAGCTGCCTGATATCTGGCGGGAACTGCTGGATGCTGGTTTTGAAACGGGGCATGCCTACGGTAAATCCACCCGCACGGTAAAATCCTGCGTCGGCAGCACATGGTGCCGTTATGGCGTGCAGGATAGTGTGGGCAAGGCGCTGGATCTGGAAAACCGCTATAAAGGCCTTCGGTCTCCGCACAAGCTGAAATTTGCAGTCTCTGGCTGCACGCGGGAATGTGCGGAAGCCCAGAGCAAGGACGTTGGTGTGATTGCCACGGAAAATGGCTGGAACCTGTATGTGTGCGGCAATGGCGGCATGCGCCCGCGTCATGCGGAACTGTTTGCAACGGACCTCGATGCGGAAACACTGGTCAAATATATTGACCGTTTCCTGATGTTTTATATCCGCACCGCAGATAAACTCCAGCGCACCTCCGTCTGGCGTGAAAATCTGGAAGGCGGGCTTGAGTATCTGCAAGATGTGATCATCCACGACAGTCTCGGCATCTGTGACGAACTGGAACAGCAGATGCAGCTTGTTGTAGATACCTATCAGTGCGAATGGAAAAACGCTCTGACGGATGAAGAAAAGCTCAAACGCTTCCGCACCTTTGTGAATGATGCGCGCCCAGACCCGAATATTCGCACCGTGCCGGAGCGCGATCAGGTCAAACCTGCGGATAATCAACCGGAGCTGCCGATCTCCGCAGGCCCGGCAGACTGGACTGACCTGTGCGCGCAGAGTGACCTTGTGCCTCGCTCCGGCGTGGTCGCGCTTTATAACACCACGCAGATTGCCCTATTCTATCTGCCCGACACGCAGGGTGAAGACCGGGTTTTTGCCGTGGATAATCATGACCCCTTCTCCCACGCCAATGTGCTGGGGCGTGGTTTGATGGGGGATATCCACGGGCAGCCGGTTGTAGCCTCCCCACTTTACAAGCAGCACTTCAATCTGGAGGACGGCACCTGTCTGGAAGATGCATCCAAATCCATCCACGCCTGGGATGCCCGGCTGCATAAGGGCCGTGTAGAAATCCGCGCCCGTAAAGTGACCGCCCCGGCGGAAGCCGCCATGGCGTAA
- a CDS encoding bifunctional nitrate reductase/sulfite reductase flavoprotein subunit alpha yields MACAEEIRSVCPYCGVGCGIVMEVEDQKIVRVRGDTAHPANGGRLCTKGSSCDKPVTSAARLDCALLRPDRATPLTPVSMDAAITETARRLRHILETDGPDAIALYVSGQMSMEAQYLANKLVKGYLRTRHIESNSRLCMAAAGTGYKLSLGADAPPGSYEDFDCTNLFFVIGANMADCHPILFLRLMDRKRAGAKLIVVDPRRTATADKADLFLQIRPGTDLALLNGLLHLLMEHGALDTDFIATCTTGWEDMAAFLADYTPERVASLTGLAEDDIRTAARWIAEAGEWLSLWTMGLNQSTSGAWHTNALCNLHLATGAICKPGAGPFSLTGQPNAMGGREMGYMGPGLPGQRSVLSAQDRAFCEEQWHLPPGTIRDANSDGAIALFQDMAEGHIKACWIICTNPVATVPRRGRVQAALEKAELVIVQDAYADTETGPYADILLPGALWAEGDGVQVNSDRTMTLARQAVPPPGDAMPDWQIIARVACAMGFAEGFSFTSAADVFAEASRFANPLTGYDISGVSHARLKDGPVQWPAPVGDTAPRHPIRYRPNPDAPPVFATPTGKAVFFARPWMPREDEPDEDYPFLLNTGRLQHQWHTLTKTGRVEQLNKLNPGPFLELHPDDAKRLGIAENDRVEIRSRRGSATLPARISRRVAPGTCFAPFHWNDRFGEALCINAVTPDAIDPVSLQPGIKHCAVSLTRVQTAAPPAQESTETMPTDQLARHLGLTPQKAPDFSGESLGWLSGFLDGLRMAPPEDSVPVVPCSAPLSDAQRAHLNGLLAGLYSRTPVAAATLSSTEASAPTLTLWWASQTGRTEALAAQTALWLRENGHPVRLAELNVCDPATLSGTALFLVSTFGDGDPPDSAAPFWEALKEQDLTLPALCYAVLALGDSSYASFCGFGRALDERLSALGGTPLLPRVDCEPDYEDTVEEWRPRLLAALGGPAPSETSPALLAPVLAPGITRTTPALARLASVTRLTGNDPDKETCHIALDISGKGVTYKAGDALGVWPRNNEGIVQQVLAALLMPEETILTLRHHGPTPLGEALRRWFDLSRPSARLLERLGRTESGYLPDLIATLPAPVAPEDLPTLFRQMQPRLYSISSSPTVCPDSVHLTVGVNTSPYPGVSSTWLAGLKAGDTVPVFVQPTTHFHLPADETVPVIMVGPGTGIAPFRAFLQERSARKASGPNWLFFGERHERTGFYYREELEAFMAEGCLTRLDTAFSRDQPERIYVQDRMEEHGAILWDWLTQGAYFYICGDAARMARDVDSALKKIIARHGSMTSEQADAFITDLTRSGRYLRDVY; encoded by the coding sequence ATGGCCTGCGCGGAAGAAATCCGGTCTGTCTGCCCCTATTGCGGTGTCGGTTGCGGCATTGTGATGGAGGTGGAAGACCAGAAAATTGTCCGGGTGCGGGGGGATACCGCACACCCGGCCAATGGCGGTCGGCTCTGCACCAAAGGAAGCTCATGCGACAAGCCCGTTACCTCCGCCGCCCGACTGGACTGCGCCCTGCTTCGGCCAGACCGCGCAACACCGCTGACCCCCGTTTCCATGGACGCCGCGATTACGGAAACAGCCAGACGGCTACGCCATATTCTTGAGACCGATGGACCCGACGCCATTGCGCTTTACGTGTCCGGCCAGATGTCCATGGAGGCTCAATACCTCGCCAACAAGCTGGTGAAAGGCTACCTCCGCACACGGCATATTGAATCCAATTCCCGCCTGTGCATGGCAGCCGCTGGCACGGGATATAAACTCTCCCTCGGCGCGGATGCGCCCCCCGGCTCTTACGAAGACTTTGACTGCACCAATCTGTTTTTCGTCATCGGCGCGAATATGGCAGATTGTCACCCCATCCTGTTCCTGCGCCTGATGGACCGCAAACGGGCCGGTGCAAAACTGATTGTGGTGGACCCACGCCGCACTGCCACAGCGGACAAAGCCGATCTCTTCCTGCAAATCCGCCCCGGCACGGACCTCGCGCTGCTCAATGGCTTGCTGCACCTTCTGATGGAACATGGTGCGCTTGATACGGACTTTATCGCCACCTGCACCACCGGCTGGGAGGACATGGCCGCCTTTCTGGCTGATTACACGCCAGAGCGCGTCGCCAGTCTGACGGGCCTTGCGGAAGACGATATCCGCACCGCCGCTCGCTGGATTGCTGAAGCGGGCGAATGGCTCTCTTTGTGGACCATGGGGCTCAACCAGAGCACCTCCGGCGCATGGCATACCAACGCCTTGTGCAATTTGCATCTGGCCACCGGGGCTATTTGCAAACCGGGCGCTGGACCGTTCTCCCTTACCGGCCAACCCAACGCCATGGGCGGGCGGGAAATGGGCTATATGGGGCCCGGTCTGCCCGGCCAGCGCAGCGTGCTCTCGGCGCAGGACCGTGCGTTTTGTGAAGAGCAATGGCATCTGCCCCCCGGCACCATCAGGGATGCAAACAGTGATGGTGCAATCGCCCTGTTTCAGGACATGGCGGAAGGGCACATCAAGGCCTGCTGGATTATCTGCACCAATCCCGTCGCCACCGTGCCCCGGCGTGGCAGGGTTCAGGCTGCGCTTGAAAAAGCCGAGCTTGTCATTGTACAGGATGCCTATGCAGACACGGAAACCGGCCCCTATGCCGATATCCTGCTCCCCGGTGCGCTGTGGGCGGAAGGTGATGGCGTGCAGGTCAATTCCGACCGCACCATGACCCTTGCCCGGCAGGCCGTGCCCCCTCCGGGGGATGCCATGCCGGACTGGCAGATTATTGCCCGCGTGGCCTGCGCCATGGGGTTTGCGGAAGGGTTCTCCTTCACCTCCGCAGCCGATGTTTTTGCTGAAGCCAGTCGTTTTGCAAACCCTTTGACGGGTTATGATATTTCCGGCGTCAGCCATGCCCGCCTGAAAGACGGCCCCGTGCAATGGCCCGCCCCGGTAGGCGATACCGCACCACGCCACCCCATCCGCTACCGCCCCAACCCGGACGCACCCCCAGTGTTTGCCACACCCACTGGCAAAGCGGTGTTCTTTGCCCGCCCATGGATGCCGCGAGAAGACGAACCGGATGAAGATTACCCCTTCCTGCTCAATACTGGCCGCCTGCAACATCAGTGGCACACGCTCACCAAGACAGGCCGGGTGGAGCAACTGAACAAACTCAACCCCGGTCCTTTTCTTGAACTGCACCCTGATGACGCCAAACGCCTTGGGATTGCCGAAAACGATAGGGTTGAAATCCGCTCCCGCCGGGGGAGCGCCACACTTCCGGCTCGTATTTCCCGGCGTGTCGCCCCCGGCACCTGCTTCGCACCCTTCCACTGGAATGACCGCTTTGGCGAGGCGCTATGCATCAATGCCGTCACGCCGGATGCGATTGACCCCGTCTCTCTCCAGCCCGGCATCAAGCACTGCGCCGTCTCCCTGACCCGTGTTCAGACTGCCGCCCCTCCTGCTCAGGAAAGCACAGAGACCATGCCCACAGATCAGCTTGCCCGCCATCTGGGTCTGACGCCACAGAAAGCGCCTGATTTTTCCGGGGAAAGCCTTGGTTGGCTCAGTGGTTTTCTGGATGGTCTGCGCATGGCCCCGCCGGAGGACAGCGTGCCAGTTGTGCCGTGTTCCGCCCCACTTTCTGACGCACAGAGGGCTCACCTCAACGGCCTGCTGGCCGGGCTGTATTCCCGCACCCCGGTAGCAGCGGCAACCCTTTCTTCTACAGAAGCTTCTGCTCCAACGCTCACTCTCTGGTGGGCTTCCCAGACCGGACGCACGGAGGCTCTGGCGGCACAAACTGCACTTTGGTTGCGGGAAAACGGGCATCCGGTGCGTCTGGCTGAACTCAATGTGTGTGACCCGGCCACCCTTTCCGGCACGGCGTTGTTTCTTGTTTCCACCTTTGGCGATGGCGACCCACCGGATAGTGCTGCTCCGTTCTGGGAGGCCCTCAAAGAACAGGACCTCACGTTGCCAGCCCTCTGCTATGCAGTGCTGGCGCTGGGGGATTCTTCTTACGCCAGCTTCTGCGGGTTTGGTCGCGCGCTGGATGAACGGCTGAGCGCACTTGGCGGCACACCACTCCTGCCCCGCGTGGACTGTGAACCGGATTATGAGGACACCGTTGAAGAGTGGCGGCCCCGGCTTCTCGCAGCATTGGGTGGCCCCGCGCCGTCCGAAACCAGCCCTGCCCTGCTCGCCCCGGTTCTGGCCCCTGGCATCACCCGCACCACGCCTGCCCTGGCACGCCTCGCCAGCGTGACCCGCCTGACCGGCAATGACCCTGATAAGGAAACATGCCACATTGCACTGGATATTTCCGGCAAAGGCGTAACTTATAAAGCAGGCGATGCGCTGGGCGTCTGGCCACGCAACAATGAGGGCATTGTGCAACAGGTTCTGGCCGCCCTGCTGATGCCCGAAGAAACCATCCTGACGCTGCGCCACCACGGACCCACACCGCTGGGCGAAGCTCTACGCCGCTGGTTTGACCTCTCACGCCCGTCCGCCAGACTGCTGGAACGACTGGGCCGCACGGAAAGCGGTTATCTGCCAGACCTTATCGCCACTCTACCGGCCCCTGTGGCACCAGAGGATCTGCCCACGCTCTTTCGGCAGATGCAGCCGCGGCTTTATTCCATTTCCTCCTCCCCCACAGTCTGCCCGGACAGCGTGCATCTCACAGTGGGCGTCAACACCTCCCCTTATCCCGGCGTCTCGTCCACATGGCTGGCAGGACTAAAGGCAGGTGATACAGTGCCGGTGTTTGTACAGCCCACAACGCATTTCCATCTGCCTGCGGATGAGACCGTGCCCGTCATCATGGTGGGACCGGGCACTGGCATTGCCCCCTTCCGTGCCTTTTTGCAGGAACGCTCAGCCCGAAAGGCCTCTGGCCCGAACTGGCTGTTCTTTGGGGAACGACATGAACGCACCGGCTTTTATTACCGTGAGGAACTGGAAGCCTTTATGGCCGAAGGCTGCCTGACACGGCTGGACACCGCGTTCTCGCGCGATCAGCCGGAGCGCATTTACGTGCAGGACCGTATGGAAGAGCATGGTGCCATACTCTGGGACTGGCTGACCCAAGGGGCTTATTTCTATATCTGTGGAGATGCCGCCCGCATGGCGCGGGATGTTGACAGCGCCCTGAAAAAAATTATTGCACGACATGGATCAATGACAAGCGAGCAGGCAGACGCTTTTATAACCGACCTTACCCGCAGTGGCCGTTATCTGCGGGACGTGTATTGA
- a CDS encoding ANTAR domain-containing response regulator, translating into MKVLLADENSHRAGALARLLEAEATLDVILVEDDTSLIDAVRRHTPDIVLVDISRADRDALDSVRALSASGLERPVALFVDEDDESLMEDAFAAGVCSYNVLDAPVTNVKPLLRAAIALYGRFRNTNAELEAARKTLSERETIDRAKFLFMKQERCKEDEAYRWFRKQAMQQARKIIDVATDYLAHQNRNPKQ; encoded by the coding sequence ATGAAAGTCCTTCTGGCTGATGAAAACTCTCACCGTGCCGGCGCACTGGCCCGTCTTCTGGAAGCCGAGGCAACGCTGGACGTTATTCTGGTAGAAGACGACACCAGCCTGATTGATGCCGTGCGCCGCCATACCCCGGATATTGTGCTGGTGGACATTAGCCGTGCCGACCGCGATGCGCTGGACAGTGTCCGCGCCCTTTCCGCCTCCGGGCTGGAACGGCCTGTGGCCCTGTTTGTGGACGAAGATGACGAAAGCCTGATGGAAGATGCCTTTGCGGCCGGGGTCTGTTCCTACAATGTGCTGGATGCGCCGGTTACAAACGTCAAACCCCTGCTACGCGCCGCCATTGCGCTCTATGGTCGCTTTCGGAACACCAATGCGGAACTTGAGGCCGCCAGAAAGACACTTTCCGAACGTGAGACCATAGACCGCGCCAAATTTCTGTTTATGAAGCAGGAGCGCTGCAAGGAAGATGAGGCCTATCGCTGGTTCCGCAAACAGGCGATGCAGCAGGCGCGAAAAATTATTGATGTTGCCACAGATTATCTTGCTCACCAGAACAGGAATCCGAAACAATGA